One [Clostridium] saccharolyticum WM1 DNA segment encodes these proteins:
- a CDS encoding glycosyltransferase family 4 protein produces MKKVLIVSHVSGFLPQFEMENVKILQGLGYEVHYAANFKNPQYGNDNSRLKNSDVLCHQIDFARSPFRVIQNMKAYKQMRRLLNEEKYSILHCHTPVGGAIARLASTKCKNKEMKVIYTVHGFHFFHGSPLRNWLIYYPIERILARLTDILITINDEDYKLACGFKLKRHGEVKKINGVGIEVDKFKDIFEQRYLSRDFGSDKKITFLSVGELNSNKNHRLVIEALHKSTFEKALYIICGEGSEKQNLKKLVKKYNLERQVRLIGYKKDVKSVLRQADVFIMPSFREGLSVALQEAMATGLPIIATDIRGNNELIDEGKGGWLIPSNDVETMAERMIQIENADIYSMGKYNFNKIQNYDKKMVALAMRDIYCNMLQEDLC; encoded by the coding sequence TTGAAAAAGGTTTTGATAGTATCACACGTAAGTGGTTTTTTGCCTCAATTTGAAATGGAAAATGTGAAAATTCTACAGGGGTTAGGATATGAAGTTCATTATGCGGCAAATTTTAAAAATCCACAATATGGCAATGATAATAGCAGATTAAAGAATAGTGATGTGCTGTGTCACCAAATTGATTTTGCGCGGTCTCCTTTTCGAGTGATACAGAATATGAAAGCTTATAAGCAGATGCGCCGTCTTTTGAATGAGGAGAAATATTCCATATTGCATTGTCATACACCAGTTGGAGGTGCGATAGCCAGACTTGCTTCAACGAAATGTAAAAATAAAGAAATGAAAGTAATTTATACAGTTCACGGTTTTCATTTTTTTCATGGGTCCCCTCTTAGAAATTGGTTGATTTACTATCCCATTGAGAGGATTTTGGCAAGATTAACGGACATACTTATAACTATTAACGATGAAGACTATAAACTGGCTTGCGGTTTCAAATTAAAGAGGCATGGAGAAGTTAAAAAAATCAACGGCGTCGGAATTGAAGTAGATAAATTTAAGGATATTTTTGAACAAAGATATTTAAGTCGTGATTTTGGTTCAGATAAAAAAATCACTTTCTTATCAGTGGGGGAACTAAATTCTAATAAAAATCACAGATTGGTTATAGAAGCGTTGCATAAGAGTACCTTTGAAAAAGCTCTTTATATCATATGTGGAGAAGGAAGTGAGAAACAAAATTTAAAAAAGCTGGTGAAAAAATACAATTTAGAAAGACAGGTTCGTCTCATTGGTTATAAGAAGGATGTGAAATCAGTTTTGAGACAAGCAGATGTATTTATTATGCCATCTTTTCGGGAAGGCTTGTCAGTAGCGCTTCAGGAAGCAATGGCTACAGGCTTGCCGATTATTGCAACCGACATACGTGGAAACAATGAATTGATTGATGAAGGAAAAGGAGGTTGGCTTATTCCTTCGAATGATGTGGAAACTATGGCTGAAAGAATGATACAGATTGAAAATGCAGATATATATTCTATGGGGAAATATAATTTTAATAAAATACAAAATTATGATAAGAAGATGGTAGCTCTTGCAATGCGTGATATTTATTGCAATATGCTTCAGGAGGATTTATGTTAG
- a CDS encoding ABC transporter permease yields MLEKTKIRIDVFLKYKNLLRELVARDIKVRYRRSVLGMLWTVLNPLLMMTVITVVFSTLFKQNIEHFPIYYLAGTLVFSFNSETTSNALYSIIGNAPLMKKVYIPKYLFPVSKTVSGLVNLGFSMIAMFIVMIILGVEFRPTLLLLPIPIFYVFLFSVGSGLFLAAITVFFRDVANFYGVFVMAWTYFTPIFFPVSILPAAAMKLIYWNPMYHYVNYMRDLILFGRFPGLKENLVCFMFGVVSLVIGVVVFYKKQDRFVLFI; encoded by the coding sequence ATGTTAGAAAAGACAAAGATAAGAATAGATGTTTTTTTAAAATATAAAAATTTACTTCGTGAGTTAGTAGCTAGGGATATAAAGGTACGTTATCGTCGCTCTGTTTTAGGTATGTTATGGACCGTACTTAACCCGCTTTTGATGATGACGGTTATTACTGTTGTGTTCTCAACGTTATTTAAGCAGAATATTGAGCATTTTCCAATTTACTACCTTGCAGGAACGCTGGTATTTTCTTTTAACTCTGAAACCACTAGCAATGCGCTTTACTCAATTATCGGAAATGCACCATTGATGAAAAAGGTCTACATTCCCAAATACCTTTTTCCAGTTTCCAAGACTGTATCCGGATTGGTTAATCTTGGATTTTCCATGATTGCTATGTTTATTGTGATGATTATCTTGGGTGTAGAATTTCGCCCTACTTTACTATTACTTCCAATTCCTATTTTTTACGTGTTTTTATTTTCGGTAGGTTCAGGTTTATTTTTGGCAGCGATTACTGTTTTTTTCAGAGATGTAGCAAATTTTTACGGTGTGTTTGTAATGGCATGGACATATTTCACGCCGATATTTTTTCCAGTAAGCATTTTGCCTGCTGCCGCCATGAAGTTGATATATTGGAATCCAATGTATCATTATGTTAACTATATGCGAGACCTGATTTTATTTGGGCGGTTTCCTGGACTGAAAGAGAATTTAGTCTGCTTTATGTTTGGAGTTGTGTCTCTAGTTATCGGTGTGGTTGTTTTTTATAAAAAGCAAGATCGCTTTGTACTATTTATTTAG
- a CDS encoding ABC transporter ATP-binding protein, translating into MIRLDNVSMMFNMSNERIDNIKEYVIRLVKKELMFQQFWALKNISFELEKGDSLGVVGLNGAGKSTLLKLIAGVMKPTEGTVYTIGSIAPLIELGAGFDEDLSAEENIYLNGAILGYSRNYMKERYEEIIDFAELKNFTQVPLKNYSSGMKARLGFAVATMNVPDILILDEVLSVGDYKFQEKSFERTQKILNSGATVLFVSHSVSQVRKVCNKALWLDNGTVKMYDTADKVCTAYENMV; encoded by the coding sequence ATGATACGCTTGGATAATGTATCAATGATGTTTAATATGAGCAATGAGAGAATTGATAATATCAAAGAATATGTGATACGTCTGGTAAAGAAAGAATTGATGTTTCAACAGTTTTGGGCGTTAAAAAACATATCGTTTGAACTGGAGAAGGGAGACTCCCTTGGAGTTGTAGGACTGAATGGAGCCGGAAAGAGTACTTTGCTAAAGCTGATTGCAGGAGTTATGAAGCCGACAGAAGGAACAGTCTATACTATTGGCAGCATAGCTCCATTGATAGAGTTAGGCGCAGGATTTGATGAGGACTTGTCGGCGGAAGAAAATATTTATTTGAACGGCGCGATTCTTGGATATTCCAGAAATTACATGAAAGAACGCTATGAAGAAATCATTGACTTTGCGGAATTAAAAAACTTTACGCAAGTTCCTTTGAAAAACTATTCTTCTGGTATGAAGGCACGTCTGGGATTTGCTGTGGCTACCATGAATGTGCCAGATATTTTGATTTTAGATGAAGTCTTATCTGTTGGAGACTATAAATTCCAGGAGAAAAGTTTTGAACGAACTCAAAAGATATTAAATTCAGGAGCAACCGTTCTATTTGTATCCCATTCCGTTTCTCAGGTGCGTAAGGTATGCAATAAAGCATTATGGTTGGATAATGGAACAGTGAAAATGTATGACACTGCCGATAAGGTTTGTACTGCTTATGAAAACATGGTATAA
- a CDS encoding glycosyltransferase: MKKLLFVITQFYKGGAEVALLNLFHRLSPEEYEIDFLIFDQMILKEATSLIPQIPEWVNVCNAAEPEGHLAVVKKIWFKIYRRVTKHQLYRKRAYNFIKGKEYDAAFSYGEWMSPEFVAQKVKAKKKMVWIHADIDKAAYVDERILFGYDRAYDRYLFVSEQSRKAAEQAFLFLKGKCSVVHNMCDDQEIYRLAKEPLSVDDEAFDSYLLSVANLREEKNYPRMIETMKCLCDMGVEARWLCIGSTANVFILNKVKSLLAQYQLEDRFILLGACENPYKYMSRSKAVLVLSDFESWSLVITEAKLLGIPVVATKTSGALEQIQDRESGILVSFEPKDIANSVKELLENQEIQEKIRINLGGFSTQQKTLEEFLAILED, translated from the coding sequence ATGAAAAAGCTGTTATTTGTTATCACTCAGTTTTATAAGGGGGGAGCAGAGGTAGCCCTGTTAAATCTGTTTCACCGTCTTTCGCCAGAGGAATATGAAATTGACTTTTTAATATTTGATCAGATGATATTAAAGGAAGCCACGTCTTTGATTCCTCAAATTCCGGAATGGGTGAATGTATGCAATGCTGCTGAACCAGAGGGGCATTTGGCAGTTGTTAAGAAAATATGGTTTAAAATTTATCGCAGGGTTACTAAACACCAACTTTATCGAAAACGGGCATATAATTTTATAAAAGGAAAAGAGTATGATGCGGCGTTTTCTTATGGGGAATGGATGTCACCGGAATTTGTAGCCCAGAAAGTAAAAGCTAAAAAAAAGATGGTCTGGATTCATGCAGATATTGATAAAGCGGCTTATGTTGACGAAAGAATATTATTTGGTTATGACAGGGCTTATGACCGTTATCTTTTTGTATCAGAACAGTCACGTAAGGCAGCGGAACAGGCTTTTTTATTTTTAAAAGGCAAATGTTCTGTGGTACATAACATGTGTGATGATCAAGAAATTTATCGTCTTGCCAAAGAACCGTTAAGCGTTGACGATGAAGCCTTTGATTCATACCTTCTTAGCGTAGCGAATCTACGAGAAGAGAAAAATTATCCCCGCATGATAGAAACCATGAAATGTTTATGTGACATGGGAGTTGAAGCAAGATGGTTGTGTATTGGTTCCACAGCAAATGTATTTATCCTGAATAAGGTAAAATCTTTGCTGGCCCAGTATCAACTAGAGGACAGATTTATTTTGCTTGGTGCTTGCGAAAATCCATATAAATATATGAGCAGGAGTAAGGCGGTTCTTGTATTGTCAGATTTTGAGTCGTGGTCATTGGTGATTACTGAAGCGAAGCTTTTAGGAATTCCTGTGGTTGCAACCAAGACCTCTGGTGCTTTGGAACAGATCCAGGACAGGGAAAGTGGGATTTTGGTTTCTTTTGAGCCAAAAGACATAGCAAATTCTGTAAAAGAACTACTAGAAAACCAAGAAATCCAGGAAAAGATTCGCATAAATCTAGGAGGATTTTCCACGCAGCAAAAAACTTTAGAAGAATTTTTAGCAATTTTAGAGGATTGA
- a CDS encoding glycosyltransferase, with protein MKKIVYVFDDINYQSGAQKAAFYQMQCLSDKYDVYAMSLSKPDEELEITATIIRQETLWEKADAYTKSFKEMLISNKGFSEKAGRIFYAISMRLGIGELFLTFFLYKKLIEELEKFDVVVVVSEASKLRNVVGGLAKPRKVQWIHTDYERWCQYSEWTRAVTKNDSCLYKKYDCIVVLSESCRQGMIRRIPQLSEKIVVIPNMVNITDIQRKSLEEAEVFITDKAYNFVTVGRLDKEKNFGRILDICKCLSADKIDYTWYVIGDGPLRESIQKQIKRLDLQENVILLGRLENPYPVMKQCDIFVLLSDYEGTPVTIDEAVVLDLPVISTPVGGIPEQLRRYGCGKLLEGTRNLYKEFTLAIDGIDEKKVVSIDIINRTIFEKMIKIVEG; from the coding sequence TTGAAAAAAATTGTATATGTTTTTGATGATATTAATTATCAGAGCGGTGCTCAAAAAGCAGCTTTTTATCAGATGCAGTGTTTATCAGATAAATATGACGTATATGCTATGTCACTTAGCAAGCCTGATGAAGAATTGGAGATTACAGCAACAATCATAAGGCAAGAAACGTTGTGGGAAAAGGCAGATGCTTATACGAAAAGCTTTAAGGAAATGCTCATAAGTAATAAGGGCTTTTCGGAAAAAGCTGGAAGAATATTCTATGCCATATCAATGCGACTGGGAATAGGAGAGCTGTTTCTAACCTTTTTTTTATATAAGAAACTTATAGAAGAATTGGAAAAGTTTGATGTTGTAGTCGTCGTAAGTGAGGCCTCAAAGTTAAGAAATGTGGTTGGAGGTTTGGCCAAACCCCGTAAAGTCCAATGGATTCATACGGATTATGAACGTTGGTGTCAGTATTCTGAATGGACAAGGGCTGTTACAAAAAATGATTCGTGCCTTTATAAAAAGTATGATTGTATTGTTGTTCTTTCAGAATCGTGCCGACAGGGAATGATCAGAAGAATACCCCAATTAAGTGAAAAAATTGTTGTAATTCCTAATATGGTAAATATTACAGATATACAGAGAAAATCGTTGGAGGAAGCGGAAGTATTCATAACCGATAAAGCATATAATTTTGTTACAGTTGGGAGATTAGACAAAGAGAAGAATTTTGGTAGAATACTTGATATTTGTAAATGCTTATCCGCTGATAAGATTGATTATACATGGTACGTGATTGGAGATGGACCATTAAGAGAATCTATACAGAAACAGATCAAAAGATTGGATTTGCAGGAGAATGTTATTTTATTGGGACGTTTAGAAAATCCATATCCCGTGATGAAACAATGTGATATTTTTGTTCTGTTGTCAGATTATGAAGGAACTCCTGTTACTATTGATGAGGCGGTTGTGTTAGATTTGCCTGTAATATCAACACCTGTAGGAGGAATTCCAGAACAGTTGAGGCGGTATGGTTGTGGTAAGTTATTGGAAGGAACGAGAAATTTATATAAGGAGTTTACTCTGGCTATTGATGGTATTGATGAAAAAAAAGTGGTATCAATAGATATAATTAATAGGACAATTTTTGAGAAGATGATCAAAATCGTTGAAGGATAA
- a CDS encoding glycosyltransferase, protein MKKLLFVINQLYKGGAETSLVNLLNHLDYSKYSVELLILNQCPVKDAVSLINRINKSVTVCDAYMEYQKITIFDRIRAKALYTIEQKGAYYFTALDFIKDKYYDWAFFVGEWCSPSFVAYEVEANIKAAWMHNDLSEAEYFDAEHYFYFADMFDYFIFVSKHSLDSSVAAFPFLKKKAVTIYNINDIDYIRKRAEEQSDYKIENNKLMVLTCANFRPQKNHLRQIEVMVELKKRGVEFVWVNIGATSDEGLVSRVKEIRDENQLTDQFLIFGPKENPYSYMKQADIVAVLSDYESWSMVITEAKILGKPIIATKTSGAVEQIEDKRTGILTDFSVSDITDCLEALLNNEKVREQIKNNINGFDNTKEIIDSFDELICEGVSSKENVDILYVIDDINYMGGAHIATELQIREFVKIGKKVAIYSSNVPNLEIREKLLGVNFLGLKNFKENTIFTSRLTYCLFSPKLTKEERMRKLRYTVSSYLKKFNYNEMVLPKITILFSKYPTICVISEASLYRKAIAESNCEIKIQWIHTDYCEWKDKNDWTKKITLNDAKLYQKFTTIVVLTDNIKAKFVKLYPHLESKIIVNKNLIPVDEIKEKSKPLSPKNRKPVHFVTIGRISFEKSYPRLIKILSRLKGEGYLFTWTIVGGGEDFERVKLLISTSGLQDEVTMTGPLSNPFRILKESDVFALLSDYEGLPNTIYEALVLGVPVLATNVGGISTQITDGENGWLVENNERKIESMLETILMNQERIDALKENLKSYIYDNDKVIEINKKIFHI, encoded by the coding sequence ATGAAAAAATTGCTGTTTGTGATTAACCAGTTATATAAAGGGGGAGCCGAAACCTCATTAGTCAATTTACTTAATCATCTGGACTATTCTAAGTATTCTGTTGAATTACTAATCTTAAATCAGTGTCCAGTAAAGGATGCCGTGTCATTAATTAATCGTATTAATAAGAGTGTAACGGTTTGTGATGCGTATATGGAATATCAAAAAATAACTATATTTGATCGTATACGAGCAAAAGCATTATATACAATAGAACAAAAAGGTGCTTATTACTTCACTGCTCTTGATTTTATAAAGGATAAATATTACGACTGGGCATTTTTTGTGGGAGAATGGTGTTCTCCCTCTTTTGTTGCATATGAGGTAGAAGCTAATATTAAAGCGGCTTGGATGCATAATGATTTATCTGAGGCAGAATATTTTGATGCGGAGCATTATTTTTATTTTGCGGATATGTTTGATTACTTTATCTTTGTGTCGAAACACTCCCTTGATTCAAGTGTAGCCGCATTTCCATTTTTGAAAAAGAAAGCGGTCACTATTTATAATATTAATGACATTGATTATATTAGAAAAAGAGCAGAAGAGCAGAGTGATTATAAAATAGAAAATAATAAGCTAATGGTTCTCACATGCGCAAATTTTCGACCACAGAAGAATCACTTACGTCAGATAGAGGTTATGGTTGAATTGAAAAAAAGAGGTGTTGAATTTGTGTGGGTGAATATAGGTGCCACTTCTGACGAGGGACTGGTTTCAAGAGTAAAGGAAATTCGCGATGAAAATCAATTAACAGATCAATTCCTGATTTTTGGTCCGAAAGAAAATCCATACAGTTATATGAAACAAGCTGATATAGTAGCTGTACTCTCGGATTATGAGTCTTGGTCAATGGTCATCACAGAAGCTAAGATTTTAGGTAAACCAATCATCGCAACTAAGACCTCCGGTGCTGTTGAACAAATTGAAGATAAGAGAACGGGGATTTTAACAGACTTTAGTGTAAGTGATATTACGGATTGTTTAGAAGCTCTGCTTAATAATGAAAAAGTTAGAGAGCAAATCAAAAATAATATCAATGGTTTTGATAACACCAAAGAAATTATAGATTCCTTTGATGAACTTATCTGTGAGGGAGTTTCAAGCAAAGAGAATGTAGATATTCTTTATGTCATAGATGATATTAACTATATGGGCGGTGCTCATATAGCAACTGAATTACAAATAAGGGAATTTGTAAAAATTGGAAAAAAAGTTGCAATCTATTCCTCCAATGTTCCCAATTTAGAAATACGTGAAAAATTGCTAGGGGTAAATTTTTTGGGGTTAAAGAATTTTAAGGAAAATACTATATTCACCTCTCGTCTTACTTATTGCCTTTTTAGTCCTAAATTGACGAAAGAGGAGAGAATGAGAAAGTTGAGATATACAGTTAGTTCTTATTTAAAAAAATTCAATTATAATGAGATGGTATTACCAAAAATAACAATTCTGTTTTCAAAATATCCAACGATTTGTGTAATATCTGAAGCCTCCTTATATAGAAAGGCTATAGCAGAATCTAATTGTGAAATTAAAATTCAGTGGATTCATACAGACTATTGCGAATGGAAAGATAAAAATGATTGGACAAAAAAAATCACATTAAATGATGCAAAGCTATATCAAAAGTTTACCACTATCGTAGTTTTGACAGACAATATCAAGGCGAAGTTTGTGAAATTGTATCCGCATTTGGAGTCTAAAATAATTGTGAATAAAAACTTAATACCTGTTGATGAAATTAAAGAAAAATCAAAACCACTCAGCCCTAAAAACAGAAAACCAGTACATTTTGTAACTATAGGAAGGATAAGTTTTGAGAAATCATATCCTAGGCTAATTAAGATTTTATCGCGATTAAAAGGGGAAGGATATCTTTTTACTTGGACAATAGTTGGTGGAGGAGAAGATTTTGAACGTGTAAAACTTCTTATCTCAACATCTGGTTTACAAGATGAGGTTACTATGACTGGGCCATTATCTAACCCTTTCCGCATATTAAAGGAATCAGATGTGTTTGCATTATTATCTGACTATGAAGGGTTACCGAATACTATTTATGAAGCATTGGTTTTAGGGGTACCTGTCCTAGCTACAAATGTAGGAGGTATTTCAACGCAGATAACCGATGGAGAAAATGGATGGCTTGTAGAAAACAATGAAAGAAAGATTGAGAGTATGCTGGAAACTATTCTGATGAATCAAGAGAGGATAGATGCATTAAAAGAAAATCTAAAGTCATATATATATGATAATGATAAAGTTATTGAGATTAACAAAAAAATATTCCATATATAA
- a CDS encoding class I SAM-dependent methyltransferase, protein MGCGDGNQLSQIKYKRYVGVDVSQTIIEQNRVKFKDDNSKQLFCALTERALYIDNRYELAISMDVIFHLLEESVFEKYMEGLF, encoded by the coding sequence ATAGGGTGTGGAGATGGAAATCAACTTTCGCAGATTAAATACAAGCGGTACGTAGGAGTGGATGTTTCTCAAACTATTATTGAACAGAATAGAGTTAAGTTTAAAGATGATAATTCTAAGCAACTCTTTTGTGCATTAACGGAAAGGGCATTATATATAGACAACAGATATGAACTAGCTATTTCTATGGATGTCATTTTTCATTTACTTGAAGAGTCTGTTTTCGAGAAATATATGGAAGGTTTGTTTTAA
- a CDS encoding sugar 3,4-ketoisomerase has product MKEQTVQMLEFPQNGDARGHLVVVEGGVDIPFDIKRIFYIYGSDAEVVRGQHANKKTEFILINVSGQSKVRVKDGKGNEAIFVLNRPHTGIYLPKMVWKDMYEFSEDSVLLCLASEHYDTEEYIRNYDEFEEIVNGGFVE; this is encoded by the coding sequence ATGAAAGAACAAACTGTGCAAATGTTAGAGTTTCCGCAAAACGGAGATGCAAGAGGACATCTGGTTGTTGTAGAGGGAGGTGTAGACATTCCCTTTGATATTAAACGAATATTTTACATATATGGTTCAGATGCTGAGGTGGTTAGGGGACAACATGCAAATAAAAAGACTGAGTTTATATTAATAAATGTTTCTGGACAAAGTAAGGTAAGGGTAAAAGATGGAAAAGGGAATGAGGCAATTTTTGTTTTGAATCGTCCACATACAGGTATTTATCTACCAAAGATGGTATGGAAGGATATGTATGAATTTAGTGAAGATTCAGTATTGCTTTGCCTTGCTAGTGAGCATTATGATACGGAGGAATACATAAGGAATTATGATGAATTCGAAGAGATTGTAAATGGAGGTTTTGTAGAATGA
- a CDS encoding glycosyltransferase family 2 protein, with protein sequence MKLSIVIPVYYNENNLYPLYDDIKKKVIDVINYDYEIVLVNDGSKDKSYEVMKSLSERDSHIKIISLSRNFGSHSAILCGLSRCTGDCAVVKAADLQEPTELILEMTESWKQGNNVVLAVRNGRDEKLSQSLFANLYYALVRKAALPSMPKGGFDVYLLDRKVIDVLMELDEKNSALTGQILWSGFRTGKVYYTRLAREIGTSRWTLKKKLKLVSDSLFSFSTLPITLVAGIGTLSFTGALVWAVLVLIFKILGLIEVSGWTTLFIFNLFSFGIIMLTLAILGSYLWRTFDASRNRPPFIVEEENEIE encoded by the coding sequence ATGAAACTGTCCATAGTGATACCGGTATATTATAATGAAAATAACCTGTATCCGTTGTATGATGATATCAAGAAAAAAGTGATTGATGTAATTAATTATGATTATGAGATTGTCCTTGTAAATGATGGTTCAAAAGATAAAAGTTATGAGGTGATGAAGAGTCTATCAGAAAGGGATTCTCATATCAAAATCATTAGTTTATCCAGAAACTTTGGTTCTCATTCCGCTATTTTATGTGGGCTTTCTAGATGTACAGGTGACTGTGCTGTTGTTAAAGCTGCGGATTTACAAGAACCAACAGAATTAATTCTTGAAATGACAGAATCTTGGAAACAGGGAAATAATGTGGTTCTTGCAGTAAGAAATGGGCGAGATGAAAAACTGAGTCAGTCGTTATTTGCCAATTTATATTATGCCTTAGTGCGTAAGGCAGCACTGCCCTCTATGCCGAAGGGTGGATTTGATGTTTATTTACTTGATCGAAAGGTAATAGATGTTTTAATGGAATTGGATGAAAAAAACAGTGCTTTGACAGGGCAGATATTATGGAGTGGTTTTAGAACTGGCAAAGTTTATTATACCCGTTTAGCAAGAGAGATCGGAACAAGCCGATGGACACTTAAAAAAAAGTTGAAGTTGGTTTCTGATTCTTTATTTAGCTTTTCAACATTGCCAATTACATTGGTAGCAGGAATTGGAACTTTATCTTTTACTGGGGCTTTGGTCTGGGCTGTATTGGTATTGATTTTTAAGATACTTGGATTAATAGAAGTCAGTGGCTGGACAACTTTGTTTATATTTAATTTATTCAGTTTTGGAATAATAATGTTGACTTTGGCAATTTTAGGCAGTTATTTGTGGAGAACTTTTGATGCTTCTCGAAATAGGCCGCCTTTCATTGTAGAAGAAGAGAATGAAATCGAGTAA
- a CDS encoding GNAT family N-acetyltransferase: protein MKLRKLQKEDMEGMLEWMSDSDIRQNFRFGTDRLDEKKILQFIENAEIMPIEGNSVHYAIADKESDEYLGTISLKEVSTVNKNAEYAISLRKKAQGKGIASKATKEILRLAFEEFKFERIYLNVFSNNFRAIKLYEKCGFTFEGEFRNHLLVEDEYRSLKWYSILSCEYQALCKNGFNI from the coding sequence GTGAAGTTACGAAAGCTTCAAAAAGAAGATATGGAGGGTATGCTTGAGTGGATGAGCGATTCTGATATTCGTCAGAATTTTCGTTTTGGTACGGATAGGTTAGATGAAAAAAAAATTTTGCAGTTTATTGAGAATGCAGAGATAATGCCAATAGAAGGAAATAGTGTTCATTATGCCATTGCTGATAAAGAGAGTGATGAGTATCTTGGAACAATTAGCTTGAAAGAGGTAAGCACTGTTAATAAAAATGCGGAATATGCTATAAGTCTTCGAAAGAAAGCGCAAGGAAAAGGAATTGCATCTAAAGCGACAAAGGAAATACTTAGACTTGCATTTGAAGAATTTAAATTTGAAAGAATATATTTAAATGTTTTTTCTAATAATTTCAGAGCGATTAAATTATATGAAAAATGTGGTTTTACATTTGAGGGTGAATTTAGAAACCATTTGTTGGTAGAAGATGAGTATAGATCATTAAAATGGTACTCTATATTAAGCTGTGAGTATCAAGCCCTTTGTAAGAATGGCTTTAATATTTAG
- a CDS encoding DegT/DnrJ/EryC1/StrS family aminotransferase has product MKIMPNRLDRGFEVYKEEFEQKVLEVLRSGWYVLGNEVKKFEEEFAKYAGVKHCVGLANGLDALWIAFRILGIGVGDEVIVQGNTYIASVMGITINGATPIFVEPDEYNNIDASKIEERITTKTKAILVVHLYGQASNMEPIMRLVKKYDLRLVEDCAQSHGACFDGKMTGTFGDIGCFSFYPSKNLGAFGDAGAIITNDDKLADEFRVFRNYGSEKRYYNKVVGANSRLDEIQAGLLRVRLQHMNELTEERVRLCNTYLTSLCNDNIVLPTIRKGATTVWHQFVIRCRNRQKLIDYLNERGIGTIIHYPIPPHLSEAYSYLGQQKGTLPITEAYAEEVLSIPLYNGMTTEEQEYVIQNINAYGNET; this is encoded by the coding sequence ATGAAGATAATGCCAAATCGTTTAGACAGAGGATTTGAGGTATACAAGGAAGAATTTGAACAAAAAGTACTGGAGGTTTTACGTTCGGGCTGGTATGTACTTGGAAACGAGGTAAAGAAGTTTGAAGAAGAGTTTGCTAAGTATGCAGGGGTAAAACATTGCGTAGGTCTTGCTAATGGATTGGATGCTCTCTGGATTGCATTTCGAATCCTTGGAATTGGTGTTGGAGATGAAGTAATTGTACAGGGAAATACATATATAGCAAGTGTAATGGGAATTACCATAAATGGTGCTACCCCTATTTTTGTGGAGCCGGACGAGTATAATAACATAGACGCATCTAAAATTGAAGAGAGAATTACTACAAAAACAAAAGCAATTCTTGTAGTTCATCTTTATGGACAAGCATCTAATATGGAACCAATTATGCGGTTAGTTAAAAAATATGATCTTCGTCTTGTGGAGGATTGTGCTCAATCCCATGGAGCATGTTTCGATGGAAAAATGACAGGAACGTTTGGAGATATAGGGTGTTTTTCTTTCTATCCCTCCAAAAATCTGGGTGCATTCGGGGATGCAGGGGCAATTATAACTAATGATGATAAGCTGGCAGATGAATTCAGAGTGTTTAGAAATTATGGAAGCGAAAAAAGGTATTATAATAAGGTGGTTGGTGCCAATTCTAGGTTAGATGAAATACAGGCAGGGTTATTAAGAGTGCGACTACAACATATGAATGAATTAACGGAAGAAAGAGTCAGGTTATGTAACACATATTTGACTTCTCTTTGTAATGATAATATCGTTTTGCCCACTATTCGTAAGGGTGCTACAACAGTATGGCATCAGTTCGTGATACGTTGTCGTAATAGGCAGAAGCTCATTGATTATTTGAATGAGAGAGGGATAGGTACGATTATTCACTATCCTATTCCACCACATCTGTCGGAAGCATATTCTTATTTAGGGCAACAAAAGGGGACGTTACCTATAACTGAAGCATATGCTGAAGAGGTATTATCCATTCCATTGTATAATGGGATGACTACAGAGGAACAGGAGTATGTCATACAAAATATTAATGCTTATGGAAATGAGACATGA